TCGTCCACATATCGTAGCTCACCCACCCACTGACAACCATCCTTAAGATTGATGCATTCAACTTTCAATGACTGGATGTCCCTAGTACCTGTAGggaaataaaataataatagttatgaacatagtatacgtacatgtacctatactATGACCTGTTTGCTATTCATTTTACAATGTAAGTTTTACACTTTGTTCATCCACTTACTCCTTTCATCTTTGAAGGTAGTCATAACTTTCCGACAGTTTGGGCACTTGTTATTCGTCTTCTTGTGTTTATCGATACAGCTAGTACAGTAGATTTTCCCACAGCCCCCGTCCCCATGTTGTTGAGGGTCCCTGGCCACACACAGGCAAATCAGACACTTGAGGTCATCAGAGGGCTCCTCCACAAACTGGTAGTCATAGCCTCCAGAGCTGGATTGAGCCATTTTACCAAAGCTGAAAGCCATTGTGAGATCCTTGTTACTACAGCTCCAATTAATCACATGATGTTGGGTGTGGCGCGCAACTATGTATTCATACTAATGATACAGAATGTGTCTGATGTAATTATAGCCACTATCCTTTGAACTTTCATTTCTTATCATAATTAGGGCACATTTTTGTGTGGGATGACGTTCAGTAGTAGTTGCCTGTAAGGTTTGGTTTGATTAAGCAAATTGCTACATTGTGACGAGGGGTGGTGGTCAGTAGGTCCAGTTGGTAATTGTTTGACCGTAGTTCTATATGAATCGATTCGTAAAACCTGTGTATATAGCGGTCAGCCATAGTAAGGCCAACAGACTCAGTGGTTGTAATAAATAAGTGCATGGCCTGCTGACACAGGTTCAAAaacagtcacatgcatgctgtgGAGACTACCATGGGGCCTATtttgtattatagagggtagcctgcttatagggtgaccactatatatacaggtttcaccatgcatacacatgtCAATGATGTCATTCATTCTATACAGGAATTAATATGTGATATGCATGGTTTGAGTTGGTATGGTATTTAGATGATAAATCAGTGGGCTACTGTTAATCAGTttagtacacatgcatgtgtaccatTGAGTATGAGCATCACACAATGTACTCTATAACAGTTATTTGTTGCGCTATATAAGCTCACAAAAATGGTTGGTTAACTagattataataataacaattaaAGATGTACGTTAACTACACTATATATTCCGCCTTCGTTCTAGTTATCATGCACACAGTTTCATAAGTACTATAGTAGTTACAGttattagctagctactaatAACAGTATATAGTTAGTTGGTGCATTGTAGCCATGGCTTGTAGGATGGAACATCAACGGAGATTCGAAACACTAGATAGTCATCCTGGAGGTACTGACAGTTCTTGGTGGTGTTGTGTCCTAGGTCTCCGTGAGGGatgaatgcatgcacaccGCTTCCATTGCTAGACCTCTCTTGATCGATTACTCTCTTGCTACTAATTTGTGTACCATTATGCGTGAATAATTTACAATGATGGTTCTTATCCTCCAGCTGATTGAGTAGCTCAAACTTGATAGTGCCTTTGAATGGGAACTCGAGTTGATCATCGTATTCTCCCCTCATTAGATAAACCCACACTGAGACATGAGTGCCTTTATTATTCCCGTAACCATTTGCATCAATGTTGATGACTATTTTGTATCCTCTGGGGTGGGCAAAAAATGGATCGCTGAAAAATTCGatattgtttgtttgtttttcttTAAAAGAGAGCATCTTGAATATCGTAATAAGGCCTAGCTGATCCTTCCTGTTAGAACAATGCAACTGTGTGTTTAGCATGCATTGTTTCCTTAGTGATAGTACTGTTGTCATGGCAATACGGAGGTGTGCATTGTCGTCGTTCTCGTGATTTTGGAGATCTTTTCTAAATGGTATCGTTTCACACCCAAACTCACTGTATTTGCAGGCCACCTCTTGATACTGGCAGGTGGAGAGATGGGTGTGTTTAGTTTCTCTTGGAAACTTTGTCTTGCAGTGAGGAGCATTGGAACACTCAATGATCATCTTGGGACAGATCTTAATATGCTTTCCAGTGATATCTTGGTACTCACCAGTCTCCTGGCAGTGGGGACAGCTGTACTGACGACGTGGACACTCGTTATCAAGGTGCTTTTGGAGGTCTTTACGAAACAATTGCGTTCCTCCGATATTTAAAATTGGAAAAATGCCTCCTCCACATATATTGGGACAGCACAGCTTGACATAGTCACATGTCTTGAGGTGATCGTCCACATGTCGTAGttcacccacccactcacagccATCCTTATGATTTGTGCATTTAACTTTCAATGACTGGATGTCCCTattacctgtaggaaatacaAATTtcagtatacgtacatgcacttcCGTACTTTCAAAAttgtataaattatttatgACCAGTTTGCTATTCATTTTATAATGCAAGTTTTACATAATTTACACTTTGTTCATCCACTTACTCCTTTCATCCTTGAAGGTAGTCATAACTTTTCGACAGTTTGGGCAATCTGtgttctttgtcttatactgGTCGATACAGCTAGTACAGAATATTTTCCCACAGCCCCCGTCCCCATGTTGTTGAGGGTCCCTGGCCACACACAGGCAAATCAAACACTTGAGGTCATCAGAGGGCTCCTCCACAAACTGGTAGTCATAGCCTCCAGATCTAGATTGAGCCATTTTGCTGAAGCTGAAGGCCGTTTTGAGATCCTTGTTACTAGAGCACCAATCACATGATTTTTGGGTGTGTCGCGCAACTAAACACATTCATACTAAGATACAGAATTTATTATCAGGTGTGCCTGATAGCCATTATATCCTTTGACCAAGTAACATTTCTTATCATAATTAGGGAACATTTATTTATGTATGATGACGTTCGGTCTGTAAGGTTTGAATAAGCAAATTGCCACATTGTGACGAGGGGTGGTCAGTAGGTCCAGTTGATAATTGTTTGACTGTATCCACGTACGTAGTTCTATATGTATATATGAATTAGTAAAATTGAAAACATAACGTACATGTGGAACCTGTCTATAGCGGTCAGCCGTAGtaagcagggtttcatctaggattaaaaatTGGGAGGAGGGAGATTTTGGCGCACGTTAAGCGCgtcgcaaaatgtttggctacTCCCACTTTTGTTGATTACATGCTTAGCCTAACGCATCTCAGTAGATCTACCTTAGAGTTTATCACATTAACTAATGTGATGACTTGTAGTACTAATGTGCCTGATGAtatcattattctacaacatttttGGGGGGGAGGGTTCACCCTTGCCCCCACTAAATGGctaacagattcagtggttgTAATAaaaaggtggcctgctaacacaggttcaAACACAATATGCTatagagactttggggcccattaccCTGGCATtgtagagggtggcctgcttatagggtgaccactatagacaggtttcactgtacattATTCTCTAGGAAGTGATAGGGTTTGAGGTGGTTTAATTGGTGTTGTTGTGGTAAACCAGTGGGTTACTGTTCAGTTTAGTATGTACATGCGTATATACCATTGAGTATGAGCATCACacaatgcatgcacttacagtAATTTTTGCGCtacaacaattattattggtCGACTGTAAATAAAAACAACACATTTTCTGAATTAAGTATAACAATTTAAGATGTACGTTATTTTTACTCAGCCTTTGTTCTAGTTACCACACACGATACTATATTGTATAACGAGTTTTACATATACTAATAGTGTTCGTTTATTAGCCAGTTAGTTGGTGCATTGTAGCCATGGCTTGTAGGATGGTACGTCAACAGAGATTCGAAACACTAGACAGTCATCCTGGAGGTACTGACAGTTCTTGGTGGCGTTGTGTCCTAGGTCTTCGTGAGGGATGAATGCTTGCACACCTCGTGCAGTATCAGACCTCTCTCCATCGATTACTCTCTTGCTACAATCTAGTGTGCCATCATGCGTGTATGATTCACAATGATGGTTCTCATCCTCTAGCTGATTGAGTAGCTCAAACTTGATAGTGCCTTTGAATGGGAACTCGAGTTGATCATCGTATTCTCCCCTCATTAGATAAACCCACACTGAGACATGAGTGCCTTTGCACTCATCGTAACCATTTGTGTCAATGTTGATAACTACTTTGTATCCTCTGGGGTGGGTATAGAATGGATCGCTGAAAAATTCGttattgtttgtttgttttcctTTAAAAGAGGGCATCTTGAATATCTTAATAAGGCCTAGCTGATCCTTCATGTTAGAGCAATGCAactgtgtgtttagcaggcaTTGTTTCTTTAGTAGTGTGCATTGTGTATTTAGTAACAGTACCGTGTTCATGGCAATACGGAGGTGTGCATTGTCGTCGTTCTCGTGTTCTTGAAGATTTTTTCGAAATGGCATTTTTTTGCACCCAAACTCACTGTATTTGCAGCCAACCACTTGATACTGGCAGGTGGAGAGATGGGCGTGTTTAGTTTCTCTTGGAAACTTTGCCTTGCAGTGAGGAGTATTAGAGCACTCAATGATCATCTTAGGACAGATAGGAGTGTGTATTCTACCTTGGTACTTAACAGTCTCCTGGCAGTGGGGACAGCTGTACCGAGGACGTGGACACTCGTGATCAAGGTGCTTCTGGAGATCTTTACGAAACAGTTGCGTTGCTTTAATTACTCTGTGAAAAATTGTTGTACACTGATTAGGGCAGGGCAGCTTGACATAGTCACAGGTGTTGCAGTGCTCGTCCACATGTCGTAGCTCACCCACCCATTGACAACCGTCGGTACGATTGGTGCATTTAACTTTCAATGACTGGATGTCCCTATTGCCTGTGTGGAGTAAAAAAATAGTTAAGGATTTCGGTACACATGTACGCCTACCTCAAAATTGTTAATCATAAATTTACAACAAGTTTGCAttccaccatgcatgcatgtataattacacTTTGTTCACCCACTTACTCCTTTCATCTTTGAAGGTAGTCATAACTTTTCGACAGTTTGGgcacttgttatttctcatctTATACTGGTCGATACAGCTAGTACAGAATATTTTCCCACAGCCCCCGTCCCCATGTTGTTGAGGGTCCCTGGCCACACACAGGCAAATCAGACACTTGAGGTTATCAGAGGGCTCATCCACAAACTGGTAGTCATAGCCTCCAGATCTAGATTGAGCCATTTTACCAAAGCTGAAGGCCGTTTTGAGATCCTTGTTACTACAGCTCCATGCAATCACATGATTTTTGGGTGTGTCGCGCAACTACACATTCATACTAAGATACAGAATTCATTATCAGGTACTAGGTGTGAGTGATAGCCACTACTGTATATTTTTTTACcattattcattatttatTATCATATTAGGGCACATTTTTGTGTGTGATGACCTTCGGTAGTAGTTGCCTGTAAGGTTATTAAGCAAATTGCTACATTGTGACGAGGGGTGGTAGTCAGTAGGTCCAGTTGGTAATTATTTGACCGTATTCACATAGTTCTATATGAATTGTGACTCAgaagttaaaattaatacataACGTACATGTGCAATCTGTCTATATAGCTGTCAGCCGTAGtaagcagggtttcatctaggatcaAAAATTGGGAGGGGGGAGATTTTGGCGCACGTTAAGCGCgtcgcaaaatgtttggctacTTCCACTTTTGTTGCTTAGCCTAACGCATCTCAGTAGATCCACCTTAGAGTTAATCACATTAACCAATGTGATgacatgtagtactaatgtgatggtgtcattattctacaacatttttggggggaaggttcacccctgccccTACTAAATGAAACCCTGGTAAGGctaacagattcagtggttgtaataaagaggtggcgaggtggcctgctaacacatgTTCAAACACAATATGCTATAGAGACTTTGGGCCCctttaacctggctgtattatagagggtggcctgctaacacaggttcaAACACAATATGCTatagagactttggggcccattaccCTGgcattatagagggtggcctgcttatagggtgaccactatagacaggtttcactgtacattATTCTCTAGGAAGTGATAGGGTTTGAGGTGGTTTAATTGGTGTTGTTGTGGTAAACCAGTGGGTTACTGTTCAGTTTAGTATGTACATGCGTATATACCATTGAGTATGAGCATCACacaatgcatgcacttacagtAATTTTTGCGCtacaacaattattattggttGACTGTAAATAAAAACAACACATTTTCTGAATTAAGTATAACAATTTAAGATGTACGTTATTTTTACTCAGCTTTTGTTCTAGTTACCACACACGATACTACATTGTATAACGAGTTTTATAGATACTAATAGTGTTCGTTTATTAGTTAGTTAGTTGGTGCATTGTAGCCATGGTTTGTAGGACGGTACATCAACGGAGATTCGAAACACTAGACAATCATCCTGGAGGTACTGACAGTTCTTGGTGGCGTTGTGTCCTAGGTCTCCGTGAGGAatgaatgcatgcacaccGCTTCCATTGCTAGACCTCTCTTGATCGATTACTCTCTTGCTACTCTTTCGTGTACCATCAAGCGTGTGTGACCCATAAAAATGGTTCTTATCCTCCAGCTGAT
This region of Halichondria panicea chromosome 12, odHalPani1.1, whole genome shotgun sequence genomic DNA includes:
- the LOC135344862 gene encoding TNF receptor-associated factor 5-like, translated to MAQSRSGGYDYQFVEEPSDDLKCLICLCVARDPQQHGDGGCGKIFCTSCIDQYKTKNTDCPNCRKVMTTFKDERSNRDIQSLKVKCTNHKDGCEWVGELRHVDDHLKTCDYVKLCCPNICGGGIFPILNIGGTQLFRKDLQKHLDNECPRRQYSCPHCQETGEYQDITGKHIKICPKMIIECSNAPHCKTKFPRETKHTHLSTCQYQEVACKYSEFGCETIPFRKDLQNHENDDNAHLRIAMTTVLSLRKQCMLNTQLHCSNRKDQLGLITIFKMLSFKEKQTNNIEFFSDPFFAHPRGYKIVINIDANGYGNNKGTHVSVWVYLMRGEYDDQLEFPFKGTIKFELLNQLEDKNHHCKLFTHNGTQISSKRVIDQERSSNGSGVHAFIPHGDLGHNTTKNCQYLQDDYLVFRISVDVPSYKPWLQCTN
- the LOC135344867 gene encoding TNF receptor-associated factor 4-like; amino-acid sequence: MAQSRSGGYDYQFVDEPSDNLKCLICLCVARDPQQHGDGGCGKIFCTSCIDQYKMRNNKCPNCRKVMTTFKDERSNRDIQSLKVKCTNRTDGCQWVGELRHVDEHCNTCDYVKLPCPNQCTTIFHRVIKATQLFRKDLQKHLDHECPRPRYSCPHCQETVKYQGRIHTPICPKMIIECSNTPHCKAKFPRETKHAHLSTCQYQVVGCKYSEFGCKKMPFRKNLQEHENDDNAHLRIAMNTVLLLNTQCTLLKKQCLLNTQLHCSNMKDQLGLIKIFKMPSFKGKQTNNNEFFSDPFYTHPRGYKVVINIDTNGYDECKGTHVSVWVYLMRGEYDDQLEFPFKGTIKFELLNQLEDENHHCESYTHDGTLDCSKRVIDGERSDTARGVQAFIPHEDLGHNATKNCQYLQDDCLVFRISVDVPSYKPWLQCTN